One part of the Candidatus Bathyarchaeota archaeon genome encodes these proteins:
- a CDS encoding ABC transporter ATP-binding protein encodes MLEVENVSAAYGMVQILRDVSFKIEKGEIVSIIGPNGAGKTTLVKTIMGFLKPQTGTIKFKGENIEKLATNDIVKRGLTMIPEGREIFPRMTVEENLMVGAYTIADKEKIKATKEKVYKIFPVLKKKEKALAQTLSGGEQQMLVICRSLMSNPELLILDEPSLGLAPIIVEKVLDTVRAINEEGVTVLLVEQNIHDSLNVANRGYVLEEGKIVLEGKSRELLSNSHIKEVYLGL; translated from the coding sequence ATGCTGGAAGTCGAGAACGTTTCGGCAGCGTATGGTATGGTGCAGATTCTTCGCGATGTCTCCTTCAAGATAGAAAAAGGGGAAATTGTCAGCATCATCGGCCCAAACGGCGCAGGCAAAACCACGCTGGTAAAAACCATCATGGGTTTCCTTAAACCCCAAACAGGCACCATCAAATTCAAGGGCGAAAACATCGAAAAATTAGCCACCAACGACATAGTCAAGAGGGGGTTAACTATGATTCCTGAGGGCAGAGAAATCTTTCCCCGCATGACCGTTGAAGAAAACTTGATGGTGGGCGCCTACACCATCGCAGACAAAGAGAAGATTAAGGCTACAAAAGAGAAGGTCTACAAAATTTTTCCCGTGCTAAAGAAGAAAGAAAAAGCACTGGCACAGACGCTTAGCGGCGGGGAACAGCAGATGCTGGTTATCTGCCGCAGCCTCATGTCAAACCCAGAACTGCTGATTTTGGATGAACCCTCACTGGGGCTGGCCCCCATCATAGTGGAAAAAGTGCTCGACACAGTTCGTGCAATCAACGAGGAAGGCGTCACGGTGCTTTTGGTAGAGCAGAACATCCATGACAGCTTAAACGTTGCCAACCGAGGATACGTACTCGAAGAAGGCAAGATTGTCTTGGAAGGAAAGAGTAGGGAACTTTTATCTAATAGTCACATAAAAGAAGTGTACTTAGGTCTCTAA